From the Moorena sp. SIOASIH genome, the window CCAAGCTGAGTTTTAAGGCCAAGGTAAGTCAGGTATTGTCCTCCCTGCCATTAGTGAACTGGATAAAGACGTTAATCAGAAATTCAGTCTTAATTAAAAACTAATTAAATCCTGAATTAGTTACGGCGGTTTGCATAACTATCAGGTACACAGGATTGTTTTCCTTCTTCCCTCTTCCCTGCTCCCTGCTCCCTGCTCCCTGCTCCCTAAAAACCCATCACTTTGTACCTAACTGAATTGCAAACCGCTGTATATATAAAAGTAGCAGGGCAAACGCATCTAATTTTTTTTTGACAAATAACCAAGATTCTGTACTAAAAATTTCACAGGGGATATGCTGTCTAAATAAGTAGTGATAACCAAATAAATTATTCGTCATAATAAGCTGGGGGGGTGACATGCAAGCTAAAATTATTACCCAGTAATAATTTTAGCCCATAAGTTACAAAAATATACATTCTGTTTTGGGCGCGACCTTGGACGTAGTTATAAGGTTTTGAGCTTCCAGAAAGCGATGCAGCGCGGTCTTGGGGAGGCAGCGCGGTCTTGGGGAGGCAGCGCGGTCTTGGGGAGGCAGCGCGGTCTTGGGGAGGCAGTGCGGTCTTGGGGGTTCCCCCCATGAGCAACTGCCGTGGTTTCCCCCATGAGCGACTGCCGTGGTCTCCCCCATGAGCGACTGCCGTTCCCCCAGCGACTGCCGTGGTTTCCCCCATGAGCGACTGCATCAAGACAATGAATCGAGGGTTAATTTGGGACTGTATCTTCCATGAGATCATTGACATCAAAGCCTTATATACTAAGCTTTTTAGGGCTCAGGTCACCCCCTCAGCATAATAAGTCAATAAACTTAATAAGCAGGTGCACAAAATTAATTACCTATTTTTGACATAATAATATCTAATTATATAAAATCAATAAAAATGGGTATTTACCTGAGATTCATTATAGAATTAAATACCGAGAATAAAAAACTCTTATAAAGAATAAGTTGGCAAAGTAAATATCCTCAAGTTAGAGACAGAGCAAAATGTATTCCGCCATCAAAATATCCTGATAGTATCGTTATATAAAGTATATTGAAGTGTGAACCGTAAAGGATATAAATAAATAGCGAGTAATGACTTCAATTACAAATGGGAACAAAAAAATTATTTATGATATCGGTGCTAATAACGGAGATGATGTCCCTTATTATTTGAAGAAAGCCGATATCGTTATTGCTGTCGAGGCCAATCCGATCCTTTGTGAACAAATGCAGAAACGATTCGCACTCGAGATTGAACAACAGAAACTAGTTATTGAGAATTGTGTTCTGACAGCAGCTAATGAAGTTACAAGCGTTCCCTTCTACATACATAAAACTAAACATGTGCTAAGCCAGTTTCCTGCTCCCACACATAAACCTGAAAACTACGAAAAAGTCTTCCTACCTGGAAAAACTGTCAATCAGCTCTTTTACGAACACGGATATCCCTATTACGTCAAGATCGATATCGAGCATTATGACCATGTGATCCTTCGATCACTGTTAAATAATGACATTCGACCTAAGTACATTTCCGGTGAATCGCATTCTATTGAAGTGTTTATTTTATTGGCGAGTCTTGGAAATTACGATGCCTTTAAAATTGTTAATGGTTCGAGTGTTGCAACAAAATATCATAATTGGCCGATAAGTACAACTACTGGAGAAGAAGTGTATTCATTCCCCTATCACTCAGCTGGACCATTTGGTGAAGATGTGGCTGGCGAATGGGTTAATTCAGAAAGTCTTTTCCGCACTCTCTTATCTGATGGATTAGGTTGGAAAGATATCCATGCTAAGAAACAAGACGAATACATGCTAGCGAGAAGACCTAGTGTTCTTTGGCGGATAAGGTATTGGTACTATTTTCTCAGATGGAAAATATCTCCCTCTCAACGCCTCAAGAGAATTAGGGGTTTTTTGTACAAAGCCTCGAAAAAGGTGATTAAGGGATAAGGCTATCTGAGCGGTTTCTACGATTTTTTTCTAGGGTGGCAAAATAAGCTAGACTCCTAAGTGTAGATTCACAGTTAACTGGATTATTGAACTGAGCGTAATAAAACAACGGTTTTGAGAGAGGTTGACCCATGGGTAGGAAATGGTATTGGACACGGCGGGACATGGAAAGGGACGTACCTATTTCGCGAGATATCCATCGCCCTTACCATGTCTAATACCGTGTCTCGTCACTGGTTTGTAGCATAAGTACGGTTTGCTAATTATGGTTTCTTAGATGAATCTATAACTCTTATAAGTGATTACAACCAATGTCTATCTAGTCAATATGACGTAGTCTTATCCTTTGAAGTGCTAGAGCATCTGAGTGATCCATTTGCTGCTATTGGAGATATACACTCCATGCTAAAACCAAATGGCATTGCACTGATCACCTAGGCATTTAGAAAGGTGAATCCTAATCTACCTACCCATCTAGCAGCAAATGCTAAATACGATGGGCTGACACCATTTATGTTTCTAAAGCAAGGCATGTTGTTGTCTTGGTATGATCGCAAAATGGGGGGGAAACCCATGGAATTTTTAAGATTAAACAATAATGTATCATTTATAAATAAATTTCTCAAGTTTATGGATCTGATCAAAGACAAAACCATCAGAGCAGGCTATTTCAAGGCTATCAGGCGAAATTACCAGAATGCTGTCAAGCAATCTATCAAAAAATGTATAGCTAAATAGGTTTTAATAAAGTATTTTTATACCTGTATACCTGTATATAGGTATAAGATAAACTACTGTTAAATCTAGGTCATAATTATACTCTAATATAAAAAATATCAAATAATTTTTATTACAAAAAATAATATATAATGAGATATATATGAATCAAATCATCAAATCCAGGTTTATATTTCCACCAAAGTGGTTAAAATTACTGATTATATTTTTATTGATATTAGGAGTATTTTTTAGATTTTGTAATCTTGAAACAAGAGCTTATTGGCATGATGAGACTTACACCTTACTAAGAATTTCTGGTTATACGGTACCGGAGGTAATTCAACAAGTATTTACGGGTGACATAATTGGGGTTGAAGAACTAAGACAGTATCAAAGTGTTAATAATGAAAAAAATTTTTTTGACACTCTCAATGGGCTGGTAATAGAAGATCAACATCATCCGCCCATCTACTTTTTAATAGCACGGTTTTGGTTTCAGTGGTTAGGGGATTCTGTAACCATCAACAGAAGCTTACCTGTCTTAATCAGCCTGTTGGCACTCCCTTGTATCTACTGGCTTTGTCTGGAACTTTTTAAGTCCTATTTGACAGCATGGATAGGGATGGGATTAGTAGCTATCTCTCCTTTCCATGTGTACTATGCACAAGAAATACGGGAGTACGGTTTGTGGGCAGTTACGACTTTACTAATGAGCGTGTCACTGCTGCGGGCAATGAGGTTAGGAACAAAATCTGCATGGGTGATTTATACAGTAACTACAATACTATCGCTCTATTCTGCTGTATTTTCTGTCTTTGTCTTATTTGGTCATGGAATTTACGTGGCTGTCAATGAGGGATTTCGGCTAAGTCAGAAAGCTGTTGCTTACTTATTAACATCATTTGTTTCAGTTGTGGCGTTCTCGCCCTGGCTTCTGGTGATTTTGACCCATCTGGACAAACTAAAGGAAGTAACAGCCTGGATGGATATGTCACTGCCAGTAAACACTTTAGTAAAAAGTTGGATTTTCAATCTTCAATCCGTCTTTTTTAAAACCGAATTTTGGCTTCCAGAATCTCTGAAAACCTTGCTAGCCTTTGCTATGGCAATTCTAGTGGGGTACTCAATTTATGTTCTGTGCCGACACACCCCCAAGCAAATATGGCTATTTGTTGTCACCTTAATCATACCAATTTCACTGAGTCTAGCTCTTCCAGATTTAGTGTCTGGTGGAATACGTTCAACTAACGCTCGTTATTTCGTTCCGTCTTACTTAGGATGCCAACTCGCCGTTGCTTACTTTCTTTCTACTCAGTTCACTTCCACGAAAATAAAATTTTTGCAGCGGAAGCATTTGCGAATAATTACCATAACGCTCATGGCAGCAGGAGTTTTGTCTGGTGCTATTCAATCAGTGAGACCTAGTCGCAGTGATAATCAAAAAATCGCGGAGATTATTAATCGAGCAAATATGCCATTAGTAGTTAGCGGTGAAGCCTCCAAAAATGGCGGTGGTACCTTTGGTGACATCATGGAATTGAGTCATTTACTAGATCCCAAGGTCAAACTTCAGCTAGTTATCGAGCCTAACCAACCTACTATTCCTGAGGAATTCCAGGATGTTTTTTTATATAAGACGCCAGAATCATTTAAGCATGAAATTGAGCAAAAATACAGGCTAAATTCTGCCTATACAAGTCAACTTTTATTATTAAAAAAATAAAACTATTTCCAATAATATTGATAATATCTTCATAAAAAATATTTAATATATATCTGTTATTTATGTGATATATCAACCAAATAAACGATAATTGTATTGTTATACAATGCTGATTATAGGTGGCTTGTTATGTTCTCTAACTCAGAAGACGATATCGAAATTTCCGTTGTGATTCCTCTTTATAATGAAGAGTCCAACATTGATTACCTGTTTGAACGCCTTACGATAGGGCTAGACAATCTCAACATCAACTATGAGATTGTTTGTATCAACGATGGCAGCAAGGATAACACGCTAAAGTTATTGCTCCAGCAGCATTACTCAAATCCTGTAATTAAGGTTATCAATCTATCTCGTAATTTCGGTAAAGAGGCTGCTCTAAGTGCTGGTATCGATTTTGCTAGTGGTGCAGCCATTATACCAATTGATGCAGATCTCCAAGATCCGCCTGAAATCATGGGGGAGATGATTAACAAATGGCGTGAGGGCTACGATGTTGTTTATGCAACACGCCGTTCTCGTCAGGGAGACACTTGGGCTAAGCGTTTTACTGCCAATCTTTTCTACCAAGTTATTGGTCAAATAAGCCATGTGCAAATTCCCTCCAATACTGGAGATTTTCGTTTGCTTGATCGGCGTGTAGTTGATGCTGTCAAGCAAATGCCAGAACGAACCCGTTTTATGAAAGGGATATTTGCTTGGGTTGGTTTTAAGCAAACTTCTATACTCTACGATCGCCCTCCACGTTATGATGGAATCACTAAGTGGAACTATTGG encodes:
- a CDS encoding FkbM family methyltransferase; protein product: MTSITNGNKKIIYDIGANNGDDVPYYLKKADIVIAVEANPILCEQMQKRFALEIEQQKLVIENCVLTAANEVTSVPFYIHKTKHVLSQFPAPTHKPENYEKVFLPGKTVNQLFYEHGYPYYVKIDIEHYDHVILRSLLNNDIRPKYISGESHSIEVFILLASLGNYDAFKIVNGSSVATKYHNWPISTTTGEEVYSFPYHSAGPFGEDVAGEWVNSESLFRTLLSDGLGWKDIHAKKQDEYMLARRPSVLWRIRYWYYFLRWKISPSQRLKRIRGFLYKASKKVIKG
- a CDS encoding glycosyltransferase family 2 protein, with amino-acid sequence MFSNSEDDIEISVVIPLYNEESNIDYLFERLTIGLDNLNINYEIVCINDGSKDNTLKLLLQQHYSNPVIKVINLSRNFGKEAALSAGIDFASGAAIIPIDADLQDPPEIMGEMINKWREGYDVVYATRRSRQGDTWAKRFTANLFYQVIGQISHVQIPSNTGDFRLLDRRVVDAVKQMPERTRFMKGIFAWVGFKQTSILYDRPPRYDGITKWNYWRLWNFAIDGITSFSLLPLKVWSYVGLILSIAGFLYAAFLIIRTLLFGIDLPGYASLMVVILFLGGVQLLTLGIIGEYIGRIFEESKQRPIYLVRELYGLPKQYSLNEKVISSNK
- a CDS encoding glycosyltransferase family 39 protein — translated: MNQIIKSRFIFPPKWLKLLIIFLLILGVFFRFCNLETRAYWHDETYTLLRISGYTVPEVIQQVFTGDIIGVEELRQYQSVNNEKNFFDTLNGLVIEDQHHPPIYFLIARFWFQWLGDSVTINRSLPVLISLLALPCIYWLCLELFKSYLTAWIGMGLVAISPFHVYYAQEIREYGLWAVTTLLMSVSLLRAMRLGTKSAWVIYTVTTILSLYSAVFSVFVLFGHGIYVAVNEGFRLSQKAVAYLLTSFVSVVAFSPWLLVILTHLDKLKEVTAWMDMSLPVNTLVKSWIFNLQSVFFKTEFWLPESLKTLLAFAMAILVGYSIYVLCRHTPKQIWLFVVTLIIPISLSLALPDLVSGGIRSTNARYFVPSYLGCQLAVAYFLSTQFTSTKIKFLQRKHLRIITITLMAAGVLSGAIQSVRPSRSDNQKIAEIINRANMPLVVSGEASKNGGGTFGDIMELSHLLDPKVKLQLVIEPNQPTIPEEFQDVFLYKTPESFKHEIEQKYRLNSAYTSQLLLLKK
- a CDS encoding methyltransferase domain-containing protein, encoding MSDYNQCLSSQYDVVLSFEVLEHLSDPFAAIGDIHSMLKPNGIALIT